In Ostrea edulis chromosome 6, xbOstEdul1.1, whole genome shotgun sequence, a single window of DNA contains:
- the LOC125647203 gene encoding G-protein coupled receptor 84-like, producing MSERIKLAFSSGNSYYRDSLSDYDRQRFSETKERLVEQDYLPVLDKNGPVNQRAQNMKGMSLNNSWNYTVLTLTHTQTFPPLNVTSSSRSNSDRIYNNHILVTQFLPTLIYVSILFIVGVVGNALVCYVFKIKWKIKKKPSTLFILVLAGYDLVNCIVTMPFEMALVCNYVSFDFPIICKLSRFLTYGLNAASTVILLGIAIDRLLGIRYGFKLGSLTMRQARLIVGLSMFIGVLTTWPALFLYGTYEENMYRTCYFATEFKDSGYVTAQVIFSIVASLIGDIIFISIYSLIGYTICQQRNKTVKSSDTSTERTKICSKSENDICNLTDQSQISIDCTQENGKSSSSLFNKGDGQGYNSFSKTDLFLQQGNKPEPRDRSGSEAIGSLMTLLKINHDSQKHRSSTFSNSEGKRFGPSFKARKTTFMLFTVTIVYILTFLPFCVLNIIDLHRRHLSMDNLSVIELNFYHLLFRSYMLSMAVNPIIFSFLNKHFRSECFSLLKDALLCIISCFYSREKNLS from the exons ATGTCGGAGAGAATCAAATTAGCGTTCTCTAGCGGTAACAGTTATTATCGTGATTCGTTATCAGACTATGATCGTCAGAGATTTTCGGAGACAAAAGAGCGTCTGGTTGAACAAGACTACCTCCCAGTACTAG ATAAAAATGGCCCAGTGAATCAACGtgcacaaaatatgaaaggtaTGTCTCTGAACAACTCGTGGAATTATACTGTGTTAACTTTGACACATACACAAACGTTCCCCCCATTAAATGTGACCTCATCATCACGTTCAAATAGCGACAGGATTTACAATAACCATATTTTGGTGACACAGTTCTTGCCTACTTTAATTTATGTCAGCATTTTATTCATTGTTGGGGTTGTTGGAAACGCCCTGGTGTGTTACGTCTTCAAAAtcaaatggaaaataaaaaagaaaccatCCACTCTGTTCATTCTGGTATTGGCTGGTTATGACCTTGTGAACTGCATCGTAACAATGCCGTTCGAAATGGCCCTGGTATGCAACTATGTATCTTTTGACTTTCCCATCATCTGCAAACTGTCAAGATTTCTGACTTACGGCTTAAATGCAGCTTCTACTGTTATCCTTTTGGGAATTGCCATTGACAGATTGCTGGGCATTAGATATGGATTTAAGTTGGGATCTTTGACAATGCGACAAGCTCGATTAATCGTTGGACTTTCAATGTTTATAGGAGTTTTAACAACTTGGCCAGCTCTGTTTTTGTATGGAACGTACGAAGAGAACATGTATAGAACATGTTATTTTGCAACAGAGTTCAAAGATTCTGGCTACGTCACAGCCCAAGTAATTTTTAGCATCGTTGCGTCACTGATCGGAGATATCATCTTTATTTCCATATATTCATTGATAGGATATACGATATGTCAGCAGCGGAATAAGACAGTCAAAAGTAGTGACACGAGCACGGAAAGGACTAAGATTTGCAGCAAATCAGAGAATGACATTTGTAACCTAACTGATCAATCGCAAATTTCTATTGATTGCACCCAAGAAAATGGAAAAAGCTCCTCAAGCTTGTTTAACAAAGGCGACGGACAAGGGTATAATTCATTTTCCAAGACAGATCTGTTTCTTCAGCAAGGAAACAAACCTGAACCACGTGACCGGTCTGGAAGTGAAGCTATCGGAAGTCTTATGACATTATTAAAGATTAATCACGACTCTCAAAAGCATCGAAGTTCGACTTTTAGCAACAGCGAGGGAAAACGATTCGGTCCGTCTTTCAAAGCACGGAAGACCACTTTTATGTTGTTTACCGTAACAATAGTGTATATTCTAACCTTTCTTCCATTCTGCGTTCTGAATATTATCGACCTTCACCGGCGACACCTGTCTATGGATAACCTATCTGTGATAGAGTTAAATTTTTATCACTTGTTGTTTAGATCTTACATGCTCAGCATGGCCGTGAATCCAATCATATTTAGCTTCTTGAACAAACATTTTCGATCGGAATGTTTTTCTCTCCTAAAAGATGCTCTTCTTTGTATCATTTCATGTTTCTATTCGAGAGAAAAGAATTTGTCTTAA